One genomic segment of Elgaria multicarinata webbii isolate HBS135686 ecotype San Diego chromosome 9, rElgMul1.1.pri, whole genome shotgun sequence includes these proteins:
- the MYF5 gene encoding myogenic factor 5 — translation MELCQFSPSFFFDGSPCLPSPEGELAEEGFAPRMAASASFGDPRRPPPQYPVELPGGGSDGEEQHVRAPTGHPQAGPCLLWACKACKKKASTGDRRKAATLRERRRLKKVNQAFEALRRCTGAAKPSQRLPKVEILRNAIRYIERLQELLREQVHHYYRFPDAAGPSCSEPSSPTSSGCSDGLVECNSPMWSRRNSTYDNVYCSDLPNVYSSEASTALSSLDCLSSIVDRISSSDQAGLSLQDAASLSPSAGAESQPGTPETPCPKLIYHVL, via the exons ATGGAGCTGTGCCAGTTTTCCCCATCCTTCTTCTTCGACGGCTcgccctgcctgccttcccccgaGGGGGAGCTGGCCGAGGAGGGCTTCGCGCCCCGGatggccgcctccgcctccttcgGCGACCCTCGCCGGCCGCCTCCGCAGTACCCGGTCGAGCTGCCCGGAGGGGGCTCGGACGGCGAGGAGCAGCACGTGCGGGCGCCCACGGGCCACCCGCAAGCCGGGCCCTGCCTGCTGTGGGCTTGCAAAGCCTGCAAGAAGAAGGCCAGCACGGGCGACCGGCGCAAGGCGGCCACGCTGCGCGAGCGGCGCCGCCTCAAGAAGGTCAACCAGGCCTTCGAGGCCCTCCGGCGCTGCACGGGCGCGGCCAAGCCCAGCCAGCGGCTGCCCAAGGTGGAGATCCTGCGCAACGCCATCCGCTACATCGAGCGCCTGCAGGAGCTGCTGCGCGAGCAGGTCCACCACTACTATCGCTTCCCCGACGCCGCCGGGCCCAGCTGTTCCGAGCCCTCCAGCCCCACCTCCAGCGGCTGCTCCGACGGCCTG GTTGAATGCAACAGCCCCATGTGGTCCAGGAGAAACAGCACTTACGACAATGTCTACTGCTCTGATCTCCCAAACG tATATTCCTCAGAAGCCAGCACGGCCCTCTCCAGCCTAGATTGTTTATCCAGCATAGTGGATAGAATCTCTTCCTCGGATCAAGCTGGGCTTTCCCTACAAGACGCTGCTTCCCTCTCTCCCAGTGCCGGCGCTGAGTCACAGCCAGGCACTCCAGAGACCCCTTGCCCCAAGCTCATCTATCATGTACTATGA
- the MYF6 gene encoding myogenic factor 6 yields the protein MRMDLFESGSYFFYLDGDNGALQPLDMAEGSPLYPGSDGSTLSPASCQDALGPEAGGGVGSDSSSGAGSGEEQHVLAPPGLLQAPHCPGQCLIWACKTCKRKSAPTDRRKAATLRERRRLKKINEAFEALKRRTVANPNQRLPKVEILRSAISYIERLQDLLHRLDQQDKSQELLLSAGDAFSFSNRKQGNMPTPDFLSSCGADWPSGSEHSRALPIGAKEGGPLVDSSASSSLRCLSSIVDSISSEDRKVPNREEVVEK from the exons ATGAGGATGGACCTTTTCGAATCCGGCTCCTATTTCTTCTACTTGGACGGCGACAATGGAGCCCTGCAGCCCCTGGACATGGCCGAGGGCTCGCCGCTCTACCCGGGCAGCGACGGCAGCACCCTGTCGCCCGCTTCGTGCCAGGACGCGCTGGGCCCGGAGGCCGGAGGGGGCGTCGGTAGCGACAGCAGCAGCGGCGCCGGCAGCGGCGAGGAGCAGCACGTGCTGGCCCCGCCGGGCCTCCTCCAAGCGCCTCACTGCCCGGGCCAGTGCCTCATCTGGGCCTGCAAGACGTGCAAGAGGAAATCGGCGCCCACCGACCGGCGCAAGGCGGCCACGTTGCGCGAGAGGCGGCGCCTCAAGAAGATCAACGAGGCCTTCGAGGCCCTCAAGAGGCGGACGGTAGCCAACCCCAACCAGCGGCTGCCCAAGGTGGAGATCCTGCGCAGCGCCATCAGCTACATCGAGAGGCTCCAGGATCTCCTCCACCGGCTCGACCAGCAGGACAAAAGCCAGGAGCTGCTCCTGAGCGCCGGCGATGCCTTCAGCTTCAGCAACCGCAAGCAGGGAAAC ATGCCCACGCCCGACTTCCTAAGCAGCTGCGGCGCCGACTGGCCGAGCGGCTCTGAGCATTCAAGGGCGCTGCCGATCGGCGCCAAGGAAG GAGGTCCCCTCGTTGACTCTTCCGCATCCAGCAGCCTCCGTTGCCTCTCTTCTATCGTGGACAGTATCTCTTCAGAAGACCGCAAAGTCCCCAACAGGGAGGAAGTGGTGGAAAAGTAG